In Aedes albopictus strain Foshan chromosome 3, AalbF5, whole genome shotgun sequence, the following are encoded in one genomic region:
- the LOC134289441 gene encoding eukaryotic translation initiation factor 6, whose protein sequence is MALRAQFENNDDIGVFSKLTNSYCLVAIGGSEAFYSVFESELAETIPVVHASIAGCRIIGRLSVANKNGLIVPGSTTDVELQHLRNSLPDSVKIQRVEERLSALGNVIACNDYVALVHPDIDRETEEIVGDVLGVEVYRQTLANNVLVGAYSVLSNQGGLVHPKTPTSELDELASLLQIPLVAGTVNRGSEVLAGGVVVNDWCAFCGMSTTSTELSVVESVFKLNEAQPAGVTNNLRASLIEAMS, encoded by the exons atggccctccgcgCACAGTTCGAGAACAATGACGATATTGGCGTGTTTAGTAAATTGACAAATTCCTACTGCTTGGTGGCGATAGGCGGATCGGAAGCCTTCTACAG TGTCTTCGAATCAGAACTTGCCGAGACGATTCCGGTAGTGCACGCCAGTATAGCCGGGTGCCGAATCATTGGCCGTCTTTCGGTGGCAAACAAGAACGGTCTCATCGTACCCGGCAGCACCACAGACGTCGAACTGCAGCACCTACGGAACTCGCTTCCAGACTCGGTCAAAATTCAGCGCGTCGAGGAGCGTCTGTCGGCGCTGGGAAATGTTATCGCTTGCAATGATTATGTCGCATTGGTTCATCCGGATATTGACCGAGAAACGGAGGAAATTGTAGGCGATGTCCTCGGAGTGGAAGTGTACCGACAAACGCTGGCAAACAACGTGCTGGTGGGAGCTTACTCGGTGCTGAGCAATCAGGGTGGCTTGGTCCATCCGAAAACACCTACCTCAGAGCTGGATGAGTTGGCGTCGCTTCTGCAGATTCCACTGGTG GCTGGCACAGTCAACCGCGGCTCGGAAGTGCTCGCTGGTGGAGTGGTCGTTAACGATTGGTGCGCTTTCTGCGGCATGAGTACGACTTCCACGGAGCTGTCGGTGGTGGAAAGCGTCTTCAAACTGAACGAAGCCCAACCGGCCGGAGTGACGAACAATTTACGAGCATCTTTGATCGAGGC AATGTCGTAA